In Candidatus Flexicrinis affinis, the following are encoded in one genomic region:
- a CDS encoding error-prone DNA polymerase, translated as MTAEYVELHAHSCFSLLDGASYPEALAAQAAAQGMPALALTDHDAVYGAVPFTKAAREAGIKPILGAELTVARGEDSHHLTVLVQNAAGWANLCALITAARHNTPKGEALLEAHLLDAHRDGLIVLSGCRHGEIATALRRGDRDAAVRAARRYRTLYGSRFYIELQRHHLPDDQHLTAELIALARELKLPVVATNNVHYAERDGHRLQDVLTCIRHNTTLDDACALLRPNSEYSLKSAAEMAMLFADVPDALINTVRIAEQCDFALEFGLQELPVYPTPDGLSACDLLRALCREGLTVRGLEPTDAIARQLEHELAVITRSGLSNYFLIVWDIVRWSREHGILCQGRGSAANSLVAYLLMISPINPLEHDLVFERFLSEERRATPDIDIDFDAARREEVIQYVYQRYGHAHAAMACTFITFRARSAMRDIGKALGLPLDVLNRASRIIDTYRSGRIAEADGLSDLIAPETLALIVELSQQIDGFPRHLGIHNGGMILTGAPLSHRLPTEPATMADRYIVQWDKDSLEDAGICKIDILGLRMLSAVAEASAITGADLDALTFDDATVYDMVTAADTVGVFQVESRAQAQVLPRLQPRQFNDLIISISLIRPGPIQGNMVHPYLRRRLGEEPVKYPHPRLEPALAETLGVVLFQEQVLKVARDLAGFTGGQGELLRRALGSKRAYEQIEKLHDAFVEGAAELDVTNAVAEAVFDALRSFGGYSFPKSHAAAFAVLVYKSAWLKRYHPAAFACALLNNQPMGFWSPAVIVNDARRHGVRVLPVDLRHSAAICTVEDGAVRLGFRQVRGIGEEAADRIAAARDESPFVSLRDFCRRTRLPHRLTENLILAGAMDHFGSTRREQVWVLANLLDEPGMLDLDMADDPLQFPSASRGEIMAVEYDLTGVMLREHPLALYRDWLDEMGVFNSAELAELPEDSRVRVAGLAVVHQAPPTAKGHHFITLEDEDGFINVVVRPKVYPKYRTILRTSPLLVIEGEVQRQGAVVNVVLSDARTLGT; from the coding sequence ATGACCGCGGAATACGTCGAACTGCACGCCCATTCGTGCTTCAGCCTGTTGGATGGCGCGTCGTACCCCGAGGCATTGGCAGCGCAGGCCGCGGCGCAGGGCATGCCGGCGCTGGCGCTCACCGACCACGACGCGGTGTACGGCGCGGTGCCGTTTACCAAAGCCGCGCGCGAGGCCGGCATCAAGCCGATTCTGGGCGCGGAGCTGACGGTGGCGCGGGGCGAGGACTCGCATCATCTAACGGTGCTCGTGCAGAACGCGGCGGGATGGGCGAATCTGTGCGCGCTGATCACCGCGGCGCGGCACAATACGCCGAAGGGCGAGGCGCTGCTGGAGGCGCATCTGCTCGACGCGCACCGCGACGGCCTGATCGTGCTGTCGGGGTGCCGGCACGGCGAAATTGCGACGGCGCTGCGGCGCGGCGACCGTGACGCGGCAGTGCGCGCGGCCCGCCGGTATCGCACGCTGTACGGAAGCCGTTTCTACATCGAGCTGCAGCGCCATCATCTGCCGGACGATCAGCACCTGACCGCCGAACTGATTGCGCTGGCCCGCGAGCTCAAATTGCCGGTGGTCGCGACCAACAACGTGCATTACGCCGAGCGCGACGGTCACCGCCTGCAAGACGTGCTGACCTGCATCCGGCACAACACCACGCTTGACGACGCGTGCGCGCTGCTGCGCCCGAATTCGGAGTATTCCCTCAAGTCCGCCGCCGAGATGGCTATGTTATTCGCCGACGTGCCGGACGCGCTGATCAACACCGTGCGCATCGCCGAGCAGTGCGACTTCGCGCTGGAGTTTGGCTTGCAGGAACTGCCGGTGTATCCGACGCCGGACGGCCTCAGCGCGTGCGACCTGCTGCGGGCGCTGTGCCGCGAGGGGCTGACGGTGCGCGGCCTTGAGCCGACCGACGCCATCGCGCGGCAGTTGGAGCACGAGCTGGCGGTCATCACGCGCAGCGGCCTGAGCAATTACTTCCTGATCGTGTGGGACATCGTGCGCTGGTCGCGCGAGCACGGCATTTTGTGTCAGGGGCGCGGGTCGGCGGCGAATTCGCTGGTCGCCTACCTGCTGATGATATCGCCGATCAATCCGCTGGAGCACGATCTCGTGTTCGAACGGTTCCTGAGCGAGGAGCGCCGCGCCACGCCGGACATCGACATCGACTTCGACGCCGCCCGCCGCGAGGAGGTGATCCAGTACGTGTACCAGCGTTACGGGCATGCCCACGCGGCGATGGCTTGCACGTTCATCACGTTTCGCGCGCGCTCGGCCATGCGCGATATTGGCAAGGCGCTCGGCCTGCCGCTGGACGTGCTCAACCGCGCCAGCCGCATCATCGACACGTATCGCAGCGGGCGCATCGCCGAGGCCGACGGGCTGAGCGACCTGATCGCGCCGGAGACACTGGCGCTGATCGTCGAGCTCAGCCAGCAGATCGACGGCTTCCCGCGCCACCTCGGCATCCACAACGGCGGCATGATCCTGACCGGCGCGCCGTTGAGCCACCGCCTGCCGACCGAGCCGGCGACGATGGCCGACCGGTACATCGTGCAGTGGGACAAGGACAGCCTCGAAGACGCCGGCATCTGCAAGATCGACATCCTCGGCCTGCGCATGCTGTCGGCCGTGGCCGAGGCCAGCGCGATCACCGGCGCCGATCTCGACGCGCTGACCTTCGACGACGCGACCGTCTACGACATGGTGACGGCGGCCGACACGGTGGGCGTGTTTCAAGTCGAAAGCCGCGCGCAAGCGCAGGTGCTGCCGCGTCTTCAGCCGCGCCAGTTCAACGACCTGATCATCTCGATCTCGCTCATCCGGCCGGGGCCGATCCAAGGCAACATGGTGCATCCGTACCTGCGCCGCCGCTTGGGTGAAGAGCCGGTCAAGTATCCGCATCCGCGCCTTGAGCCGGCGCTGGCCGAGACGCTCGGCGTGGTGCTGTTTCAGGAGCAGGTGCTCAAGGTCGCGCGCGATCTGGCCGGGTTCACCGGCGGGCAAGGCGAGCTGCTGCGCCGCGCGTTGGGCAGCAAGCGCGCTTACGAGCAGATTGAAAAGCTGCATGACGCGTTCGTCGAAGGGGCGGCGGAGCTGGACGTGACGAACGCCGTGGCCGAAGCGGTGTTCGACGCGCTGCGCAGCTTCGGCGGCTACTCGTTCCCCAAGAGTCACGCGGCGGCGTTCGCCGTGCTGGTGTACAAGAGCGCGTGGCTCAAGCGCTATCACCCGGCGGCATTCGCCTGCGCGCTGCTCAACAACCAGCCGATGGGCTTCTGGTCGCCGGCGGTGATCGTCAACGACGCGCGGCGGCACGGGGTGCGCGTGCTGCCGGTCGACCTGCGCCACAGCGCGGCGATCTGCACGGTCGAGGACGGCGCGGTGCGGCTGGGGTTCCGGCAGGTGCGCGGCATCGGCGAAGAGGCCGCCGACCGGATCGCCGCGGCACGCGACGAATCACCGTTCGTCAGCCTGCGCGATTTTTGCCGCCGGACGCGCCTGCCGCACCGCCTGACCGAAAACCTGATCCTCGCCGGCGCGATGGATCACTTCGGCAGCACCCGGCGCGAGCAGGTGTGGGTGCTGGCGAACCTGCTGGACGAGCCCGGCATGCTCGACCTCGACATGGCCGACGATCCGCTGCAGTTCCCGTCCGCCAGCCGCGGCGAGATTATGGCCGTCGAATACGACCTGACCGGCGTCATGCTGCGCGAACATCCGCTGGCGCTGTACCGCGACTGGCTGGACGAGATGGGCGTGTTCAACAGCGCCGAGCTGGCCGAGCTGCCGGAAGACAGCCGCGTGCGTGTGGCGGGGCTGGCGGTCGTGCATCAGGCTCCGCCGACCGCCAAGGGCCATCACTTCATCACGCTTGAAGACGAGGACGGGTTCATCAACGTGGTCGTGCGGCCGAAGGTGTACCCCAAATATCGCACCATCCTGCGCACCTCCCCGCTGCTGGTGATCGAAGGCGAGGTGCAGCGGCAGGGCGCGGTCGTCAATGTGGTGTTGTCGGATGCGCGCACGCTCGGGACATAG
- the rsfS gene encoding ribosome silencing factor — MDSLELARLIAELLEDKKAEDILVLDLRPDRVIADFFVIATGTSDRNLKALAQHVRVELKDKHGIMPASMEGIAESGWVLLDYGEIVVHIFLEDKRQYYDLEGLWRAESKVILSIK, encoded by the coding sequence CTGGACTCTCTAGAATTGGCCCGTCTCATTGCCGAGTTGTTGGAAGACAAGAAAGCGGAGGACATCCTCGTCCTCGACCTTCGCCCCGACCGCGTGATTGCCGACTTCTTTGTGATCGCCACCGGCACCAGCGACCGAAATCTCAAAGCCCTCGCCCAGCACGTCCGGGTAGAACTCAAAGACAAGCACGGGATTATGCCGGCTTCGATGGAAGGCATCGCGGAGTCGGGCTGGGTGCTGCTCGACTACGGCGAGATCGTCGTGCACATCTTCCTCGAGGACAAGCGGCAGTACTACGACCTCGAAGGCCTGTGGCGGGCCGAGAGCAAGGTCATTTTGAGCATCAAGTAA
- the ccmA gene encoding heme ABC exporter ATP-binding protein CcmA, whose translation MNSSTPLLSARDLTKTFGYRTVLRGLTLDVPAGQALALMGPNGSGKSTLLRLICGLTRPDKGTVTVGGWSIPHEADRVRSHLGLVAHRPLIYEGLTARENLRFYGKLHGLRGAALDARIGEMLDQVGLGKRGDDLVRGFSRGMMQRLSIARAVLHKPDILLLDEPFTGLDPAAKVMLSALIHDVRGQGGTLIMTSHEPADSVALADRAVILVGGTLVYDQPTSELTSERLAADYAAATA comes from the coding sequence GTGAACAGTAGTACGCCGTTGCTCTCCGCCCGTGATCTGACCAAGACGTTCGGCTACCGGACCGTCTTGCGCGGTCTGACGCTCGATGTCCCCGCCGGACAGGCGCTTGCGCTGATGGGCCCCAACGGCTCCGGCAAGTCCACCTTGCTGCGGCTGATCTGCGGGCTGACGCGGCCCGACAAAGGCACGGTCACGGTCGGCGGATGGTCGATCCCGCACGAGGCCGACCGCGTGCGCTCGCATCTGGGTCTGGTTGCGCATCGCCCGCTGATCTACGAAGGACTGACCGCCCGCGAGAACCTGCGCTTCTACGGCAAGCTGCACGGCTTGCGCGGCGCCGCGCTCGACGCTCGGATCGGCGAGATGCTCGATCAAGTCGGGCTGGGCAAGCGCGGCGACGATCTGGTGCGCGGATTCTCGCGCGGGATGATGCAGCGGTTGAGCATCGCGCGGGCCGTGCTGCACAAGCCTGACATCCTGCTGCTGGACGAACCGTTCACCGGCCTTGACCCGGCCGCCAAGGTGATGCTCTCGGCGCTGATTCACGACGTGCGCGGGCAGGGCGGCACCCTGATCATGACCTCGCACGAGCCGGCCGACAGCGTCGCATTGGCCGACCGCGCCGTGATCCTTGTCGGCGGCACGCTGGTGTACGACCAGCCGACCTCGGAGCTCACCTCCGAGCGCCTCGCCGCCGACTACGCCGCAGCGACAGCCTAA
- a CDS encoding DUF2807 domain-containing protein, with the protein MTHNLLFQRRLIFAAALFVLLVGAACTTDNGPIETVTGSGNVTTETREVSGFSRIEMSSGGEIVVRVGDAESLTISAEDNFMPLIKTEVRSGWLVISHEQNKSLSPTRPLVYTITVPRLQEVKVNGGGPVTATGIDEDSFAVTVSGSSNFTLTGTAQTQSYSINGSGFVNATELTGTRATVTITGMGNVDVNVSDSLDVTISGSGTVTYAGSPDVTENITGQGQVVAR; encoded by the coding sequence ATGACGCACAATCTCTTGTTTCAACGACGGCTGATCTTTGCCGCCGCACTTTTCGTCCTGCTTGTCGGTGCTGCCTGCACCACTGACAACGGCCCGATCGAAACCGTTACCGGGTCGGGAAACGTAACCACAGAAACTCGCGAGGTTAGCGGGTTCAGCCGAATCGAGATGTCCTCCGGCGGCGAAATCGTCGTGCGAGTCGGTGACGCCGAATCGCTGACGATCAGCGCCGAAGATAACTTCATGCCGCTCATCAAGACCGAGGTCCGGTCGGGATGGCTGGTGATCAGCCACGAGCAGAACAAATCACTCAGCCCGACCCGGCCGCTGGTCTACACCATCACCGTGCCGCGCCTTCAGGAAGTCAAAGTGAACGGCGGGGGGCCGGTCACTGCGACAGGGATCGACGAAGACTCGTTCGCGGTGACGGTCAGCGGGTCATCCAATTTCACGTTGACCGGCACGGCGCAGACGCAGTCGTACTCGATTAACGGGTCAGGCTTCGTCAACGCAACAGAACTGACCGGCACGCGTGCGACCGTCACGATTACCGGCATGGGCAATGTCGACGTCAACGTGAGCGACTCGCTGGATGTGACGATCAGCGGATCGGGGACCGTCACCTACGCCGGCAGCCCGGACGTCACGGAGAACATCACCGGACAGGGGCAGGTGGTCGCGCGGTAG
- a CDS encoding c-type cytochrome has product MRRLLFLIAVLSLGATACTGLGGEPAVVATLPPPATLVLTAPPNTDRGIPASPPDLARGAQIFAERCSACHGVDGRGDGPVVQANPGMQPGDFRDPATARGQTPHEWFSTITNGRIDLMMPPWIGALTEQERWDVALYTYTMHYDPEALWLGSRMYEDCAECHGELGRGDGPEAANLTADVKDLTDQSAMVTLSDESIFRMVTQGFEDVMPAYTELSEDERWAVASYARTLSLQGVEQFETQPAPVDFTDSLTDLTGVAFLVQIHAIGDALQVTQALQMRNLSETRTFSQQTVLDDGTIAALALTLPDGAILDSTAGIGAVSADGRTAYVTEPLAPRSDGLAVLSYLLPYEPGASLSIPLDIVIAGPVRVLTRPLTVRVDGDLLPSLGEQTVGSELYNGYGDQLALAAGSTLEFAITGEADPAPVEALATSEPAPESAEPAGIPASTLAPLIVIAVAVGVVGGAVIVLRRRPAERDSSDIDALVAQIAALDLAHDRGQLNHDLWHRQRAELKARLAELMGQDES; this is encoded by the coding sequence ATGCGTAGACTGCTTTTCCTGATCGCCGTGCTGAGCCTGGGCGCGACGGCATGTACCGGCCTCGGCGGGGAACCGGCAGTGGTCGCCACCCTGCCTCCGCCGGCGACACTGGTGCTGACCGCACCGCCCAACACCGATCGCGGTATTCCCGCATCCCCGCCCGATCTGGCGCGCGGCGCGCAAATCTTCGCCGAGCGGTGTTCGGCCTGTCACGGCGTCGACGGGCGCGGCGATGGCCCGGTCGTGCAAGCCAATCCCGGCATGCAGCCCGGCGATTTCCGCGATCCGGCCACCGCGCGAGGGCAAACCCCGCACGAGTGGTTCTCGACCATCACAAACGGCCGTATCGACCTGATGATGCCGCCGTGGATCGGCGCGCTCACCGAACAGGAACGATGGGATGTCGCGCTCTACACCTACACCATGCACTACGATCCCGAGGCGCTCTGGCTCGGGAGCCGCATGTACGAGGACTGTGCCGAATGTCACGGCGAGTTGGGGCGCGGCGACGGACCTGAAGCTGCGAATCTCACGGCCGACGTTAAAGACCTGACCGACCAGTCTGCGATGGTCACGCTCAGCGACGAGTCGATCTTCCGCATGGTGACGCAGGGCTTCGAGGACGTCATGCCGGCATACACCGAACTGAGCGAGGATGAACGCTGGGCCGTCGCGTCGTATGCGCGCACGCTCTCGCTGCAAGGCGTCGAGCAGTTCGAGACGCAGCCTGCGCCGGTCGATTTCACCGACTCGCTCACCGACCTGACCGGCGTCGCGTTCCTTGTGCAGATACACGCGATCGGTGATGCGCTGCAAGTCACGCAGGCGCTTCAGATGCGCAACCTCTCCGAAACGCGCACGTTCAGCCAGCAGACCGTGCTGGACGACGGTACGATCGCCGCGCTGGCGCTGACCCTACCCGATGGCGCGATCCTCGACTCGACCGCCGGCATCGGTGCGGTGAGCGCGGACGGCCGCACGGCATATGTCACCGAACCGCTTGCGCCGCGGTCGGACGGGTTGGCTGTGCTGAGTTATCTGCTGCCGTACGAGCCGGGCGCGTCGTTGTCGATCCCGCTGGATATCGTGATCGCCGGGCCGGTGCGCGTGCTGACCCGCCCGCTGACCGTGCGCGTGGACGGCGATCTGCTGCCGAGCTTGGGCGAGCAAACAGTCGGCAGCGAGCTGTACAACGGCTACGGCGACCAGTTGGCGTTAGCGGCAGGCAGCACACTCGAGTTTGCGATCACCGGAGAAGCCGACCCGGCCCCGGTCGAGGCGCTCGCCACGAGCGAACCCGCGCCTGAATCGGCCGAGCCCGCCGGTATCCCGGCCAGCACGCTCGCGCCGCTGATCGTGATCGCCGTCGCGGTAGGGGTTGTCGGGGGCGCCGTGATCGTCTTGCGCCGCCGGCCTGCCGAACGTGACAGCAGCGACATCGACGCGCTGGTTGCGCAGATCGCGGCGCTGGATTTGGCGCACGACCGCGGCCAGCTCAACCACGACCTTTGGCACCGCCAGCGCGCCGAACTCAAAGCACGCCTCGCCGAATTGATGGGACAAGACGAATCGTGA
- a CDS encoding AEC family transporter codes for MSELFQIFIDVITPIFLIVGVAFWVGRRFNPDIRSLSTILIYLFIPALSFRTMIRLPIDGVQDIITGEFGRAFAQVALLVAIMWIVAAVVGRVLRLDRRTGSAFTLSITQINAGNLGIPLNTFAFGAVGGELALLYYVSSAMIGAVTGVFIASRGQKSVAGALWNVVRVPASTSALLGLALNVFDVTVPLPIDRAISLLGDGTIPGMIVLLGLLISRIRIRRAPWKLVTLAASIRLLGGAAVGVVLANLIGVTGVQYNVAVLQSAVPTAVMANALAAEFGSDAEFTSAATLVSTLASIGTLTLWIALLR; via the coding sequence GTGTCCGAACTGTTTCAAATCTTCATCGACGTGATCACCCCGATTTTCCTGATCGTCGGGGTGGCGTTTTGGGTTGGCCGGCGATTCAACCCTGACATCCGCAGCCTGTCGACCATCCTGATCTACCTGTTTATCCCGGCGCTCTCGTTTCGCACGATGATCCGACTGCCGATCGATGGCGTACAAGACATCATCACGGGCGAGTTTGGCCGCGCCTTCGCGCAGGTCGCGCTGCTGGTGGCGATCATGTGGATCGTCGCGGCGGTGGTGGGGCGGGTGCTCAGGCTCGACCGGCGCACGGGAAGCGCGTTCACGCTCTCGATCACGCAGATCAACGCCGGCAACCTCGGCATCCCGCTCAATACGTTCGCCTTCGGGGCGGTCGGCGGCGAGCTGGCGCTGTTGTACTACGTGTCGAGCGCGATGATCGGCGCAGTGACCGGCGTGTTCATCGCGTCGCGCGGGCAGAAATCGGTGGCGGGCGCGTTGTGGAACGTCGTGCGCGTGCCGGCCAGCACATCGGCGTTGTTGGGCCTTGCGCTGAACGTGTTCGACGTCACGGTGCCGCTGCCGATCGACCGGGCGATTTCGCTGCTCGGCGACGGCACGATCCCGGGGATGATCGTGCTGCTTGGCCTGCTCATCAGCCGCATTCGCATTCGCCGCGCGCCGTGGAAGCTGGTGACGCTGGCGGCGTCCATTCGCCTGTTAGGCGGCGCGGCGGTCGGCGTGGTGCTGGCGAATCTGATCGGCGTGACCGGCGTGCAGTACAACGTCGCCGTGCTGCAAAGCGCGGTCCCGACCGCGGTGATGGCGAACGCGCTGGCGGCCGAGTTCGGCAGCGATGCCGAGTTTACGTCCGCCGCCACGCTCGTGAGCACGCTTGCGAGTATTGGTACACTTACGCTCTGGATCGCATTGTTGAGATAA
- a CDS encoding GntR family transcriptional regulator, with protein MGAVSDSRTTLAQEVAHLLRENIRTGRYVCGERLVELAIAQSLQVSQNTVRDALRQLETEGWVRYSPRRGVRVRDFTAGEAEEVFALMAAVEGLALTWAFEAQGRAQLRTALQPHVEALNTACVSGELAAGRDALFAFHRTLAALSDRPHTQSALKVLHNHAYLLTTGHDTRGPGQSLTSDQVGGYVHLLGMLKFAPPGEAEAALRRRILADGRPIVRWLALVS; from the coding sequence ATGGGCGCCGTGAGCGACTCGCGGACGACGTTGGCGCAGGAGGTCGCGCATCTGCTGCGCGAGAACATCCGGACAGGGCGCTACGTATGCGGCGAGCGGTTGGTCGAGCTGGCGATCGCGCAGTCGCTGCAAGTTAGCCAGAACACCGTGCGCGATGCGCTGCGCCAGTTGGAGACCGAGGGCTGGGTGCGCTATTCGCCGCGGCGGGGTGTGCGCGTGCGAGACTTCACCGCCGGCGAGGCCGAGGAGGTTTTCGCGCTGATGGCCGCGGTCGAGGGTCTGGCGCTGACGTGGGCGTTCGAAGCACAGGGGCGCGCCCAATTGCGGACGGCCCTCCAGCCGCATGTCGAGGCGCTCAACACGGCCTGCGTCTCCGGCGAGCTGGCCGCAGGGCGTGACGCGCTGTTCGCGTTTCATCGCACGCTGGCGGCCCTGAGCGACCGGCCGCACACGCAGTCGGCCCTCAAAGTGCTGCATAACCACGCCTATCTGTTGACAACCGGCCACGACACACGCGGCCCCGGCCAATCGCTGACCTCCGATCAGGTTGGCGGCTATGTCCACTTGCTCGGCATGCTCAAATTTGCGCCACCCGGCGAGGCGGAAGCCGCACTGCGCCGCCGGATCCTCGCCGATGGCCGGCCCATCGTGCGCTGGCTGGCGCTGGTATCGTGA
- a CDS encoding FAD-binding oxidoreductase: MTVSIWQAEGREPIREVDVLVVGAGLAGCAAAMFLYQAGHEDDLVVTEMRDVGLGASGRNAGFMITGLDLYYHHAVEKYGVEVTREVYALSERTHAIWRGLIGKHAVRFNGIGSMLLAESDAEAEELRKAYAAMQAEGISAIFHDGDPLGRGYCAAIEQPQDGAVQPVELARAALTESEAELIDNNEIYSIAQVAPGKVIVHTRKVTFHARKVLLATNAYSVSLHPYFAGKIIPTRAQVMVTAPLAKPVLNTCGYSDYGFMYYRMTFDNRLLIGGGRKLYKDLENDTLEDRVTTPVQSYIDAYLAQRFPDVKAPVERRWAGIMGFTPDGMPLVGPLPDAPDVVFCVGFNGHGLALAAAAAERAVNLLLHGTHPGAFSPDRPTLKH, translated from the coding sequence ATGACCGTGTCGATCTGGCAGGCGGAAGGGCGTGAACCGATCCGCGAAGTTGACGTTTTGGTGGTCGGGGCGGGGCTGGCCGGCTGCGCCGCCGCGATGTTCCTGTATCAGGCCGGCCACGAGGACGACCTCGTCGTGACCGAGATGCGCGATGTTGGCTTGGGCGCCAGCGGCCGCAATGCCGGATTCATGATCACCGGTCTCGATCTCTACTACCACCACGCCGTCGAGAAATACGGCGTGGAAGTGACGCGCGAGGTCTATGCCCTTTCGGAACGTACACACGCGATCTGGCGCGGGCTGATCGGCAAGCATGCCGTGCGGTTCAACGGAATCGGCAGTATGCTGCTGGCCGAAAGCGATGCCGAAGCCGAGGAGCTGCGCAAGGCATACGCCGCCATGCAGGCCGAAGGCATCAGCGCGATCTTCCACGACGGCGACCCACTGGGCCGTGGCTACTGCGCCGCCATCGAACAGCCGCAGGACGGCGCGGTTCAGCCTGTCGAGTTGGCGCGCGCCGCGCTGACCGAAAGCGAAGCCGAGCTGATCGACAACAACGAAATCTACAGCATTGCCCAGGTCGCCCCCGGCAAGGTGATCGTCCACACCCGCAAGGTCACGTTCCATGCGCGCAAGGTGCTGCTGGCGACCAACGCCTACTCGGTCAGCCTGCACCCCTACTTCGCCGGCAAGATCATCCCGACCCGCGCGCAGGTGATGGTCACCGCGCCGCTGGCCAAGCCGGTGCTCAACACCTGCGGCTACAGCGACTACGGCTTCATGTACTACCGCATGACGTTCGACAACCGGCTCCTGATCGGCGGCGGACGCAAGCTGTACAAGGACTTGGAGAACGACACGCTTGAAGACCGCGTGACCACGCCGGTACAGTCCTACATCGACGCCTATCTCGCCCAACGCTTCCCGGATGTCAAAGCGCCGGTCGAGCGGCGCTGGGCGGGCATCATGGGCTTCACGCCGGACGGCATGCCGCTGGTCGGCCCCCTGCCCGACGCGCCAGATGTCGTGTTCTGCGTCGGGTTCAACGGGCACGGGCTGGCGCTGGCCGCCGCCGCCGCCGAACGTGCGGTCAACCTGCTGCTGCACGGCACCCACCCGGGCGCGTTCTCGCCCGACCGTCCGACCCTCAAACACTAG
- a CDS encoding MerR family transcriptional regulator yields the protein MYTVKQVAELAGVSVRTLHHYDQIGLLKPTQIGANGYRYYDDDALLRLQQILFYRELGLELAQINDVLNSPDFDVLSALKAHRTALIERGRRINELLDTIDDTIKHLSGETDMSRAKLFKGFSDEQQKQYEREARLQWDPQIVNSSIKRWNNYTQQERDAIADEGNAVYSAIADAIDAGLTAESDEVQALMRRWHQHIRYFYEPTLEILRGLGEGYNTHPDFIANFARVHPQLAGFMRTAINQYVDDLEHAEIVRLLAEDEQQSGSSSQ from the coding sequence ATGTACACCGTCAAACAGGTCGCGGAACTGGCCGGCGTCAGCGTGCGCACGCTGCACCACTACGACCAGATCGGTTTACTCAAGCCGACGCAGATCGGGGCCAACGGCTACCGGTATTATGATGACGACGCGCTGCTGCGCTTGCAGCAAATCCTGTTCTACCGCGAATTAGGGCTGGAACTGGCGCAGATCAACGACGTGCTGAACAGCCCGGACTTCGACGTGCTGAGCGCGCTCAAGGCGCACCGAACGGCGCTGATCGAACGCGGGCGGCGCATCAACGAGCTTCTCGACACCATCGACGATACGATCAAGCATCTCAGCGGAGAGACCGACATGAGCCGCGCAAAACTGTTCAAGGGATTCAGCGACGAGCAGCAGAAGCAGTACGAGCGTGAGGCGCGCCTGCAGTGGGATCCGCAGATCGTCAACAGCTCGATCAAGCGCTGGAACAACTACACGCAGCAGGAACGCGACGCCATTGCCGACGAGGGCAACGCCGTCTACAGCGCGATCGCTGACGCCATCGACGCGGGTCTGACCGCCGAGAGCGACGAGGTACAGGCGCTCATGCGCCGCTGGCATCAGCACATCCGCTACTTCTACGAACCGACGCTCGAGATCCTGCGCGGTCTGGGCGAGGGATACAACACGCATCCCGACTTCATCGCGAATTTTGCGAGGGTTCATCCGCAGCTTGCTGGCTTCATGCGAACGGCGATCAACCAGTACGTCGACGACCTCGAACACGCCGAGATCGTGCGCCTGCTCGCCGAAGACGAGCAGCAGTCAGGCAGCAGTAGTCAGTAG